A stretch of the Toxorhynchites rutilus septentrionalis strain SRP unplaced genomic scaffold, ASM2978413v1 HiC_scaffold_490, whole genome shotgun sequence genome encodes the following:
- the LOC129782208 gene encoding ubiquitin-protein ligase E3B-like translates to MTHYVTILDDLEMYEQQTPFTLSDYIALSHFLNTFLYRTIQDQIFDMKTVTSAPLFISTHTLLLCLYRRDCRRSFAPQNHWLIRDIRPSHFLTDLEKGKKHTQILLQKMPHIIPHEDRVQLFRKFVQNEKAVLGLTESACASPSSALVTVHRDRIVEDGYRQLAALPPHALKGVIRVRFVNQQGLDEAGIDQDGVFKEFLEETIKRVFDPSLNLFKTTTEQRLYPSPTSHMQENHLQLFEFVGRMLGKAVYEGIVVDVPFASFFLSQVLGQTQQALYSCMDELPSLDKELYRSLTFIKHYQGDVADLDLTFSVDEDVMGKIVTHELYPGGKARAVNNDNKINYIHYMAYFRMHTQIRDQTAAFIRGFRCIVNPDWLALFSTPELQRLISGDTAPLDLKDLRKHTQYYGGFHDGHRVVGWLWDILAKDFSEEEKKLFLK, encoded by the exons ATGACCCACTATGTCAC TATCCTGGACGACCTGGAGATGTACGAACAGCAGACCCCGTTCACTCTGAGCGATTACATCGCGCTGTCACATTTCCTCAACACATTCCTCTATCGAACGATTCAGGATCAGATTTTCGACATGAAAACCGTAACCAGTGCACCGCTGTTCATCTCCACGCACACACTGCTGCTTTGTTTGTACCGTCGCGATTGTCGGCGCTCTTTCGCGCCCCAGAATCATTGGCTCATTCGAGACATTCGACCGTCACACTTCCTGACCGATCTGGAGAAGGGCAAAAAGCACACCCAGATTCTGCTCCAGAAAATGCCCCACATTATTCCACACGAAGATCGCGTCCAGCTCTTCCGGAAGTTTGTACAAAATGAAAAGGCCGTTCTTGGACTGACCGAATCGGCGTGTGCTTCCCCGAGTTCGGCTTTGGTTACGGTACACCGAGATCGGATCGTTGAGGATGGCTACAGACAACTGGCCGCGCTGCCGCCACATGCACTGAAGGGCGTCATACGGGTTCGCTTCGTCAACCAGCAGGGGCTGGATGAGGCCGGTATCGATCAGGATGGTGTCTTCAAAGAGTTTCTAGAGGAAACAATCAAACGGGTGTTTGACCCGTCTCTGAATCTGTTCAAAACTACCACCGAGCAGCGGCTGTATCCTTCGCCAACGtctcacatgcaggaaaatCATctccagctgttcgagtttgtCGGTCGAATGCTGGGGAAGGCGGTCTACGAGGGTATAGTTGTGGACGTACCTTTCGCTTCGTTCTTCCTATCGCAGGTCCTGGGTCAGACGCAGCAGGCCCTCTATAGCTGTATGGATGAGCTGCCCTCGCTGGATAAGGAGCTGTATCGGAGTTTGACGTTTATCAAACACTACCAGGGCGATGTGGCGGACCTGGATCTAACGTTTAGCGTTGATGAGGATGTTATGGGGAAGATTGTTACGCACGAGTTGTACCCGGGAGGCAAAGCTCGTGCCGTTAACAATGATAATAA GATTAACTACATCCACTATATGGCGTATTTCCGCATGCACACACAAATAAGGGATCAGACGGCCGCGTTCATACGGGGCTTTCGGTGTATCGTGAATCCGGACTGGTTGGCTTTGTTTTCAACGCCAGAG CTCCAACGTCTCATCTCCGGGGATACGGCACCGCTGGATCTG